The genomic stretch TCAATCAAATGCTGTTTTCCGTCAGTTTAACTGCCAAAGCTGCGAAGACACTAACAAAAGATGAAAATTTACAGCAGATGATTGATTTCATCCAAAACCTATCACAGGACGCGCTCGCAGAAATGAAAGCGTTAATTTGGCAGCTTCGCCCCGGAGGATTGGAAAAAGGGCTGGCTGAAGCCATTAAAAGCTATGGTGCGCTCATTGGATTGAAGATCATTTTTACACAAAAAGGCTGTCCTGTTCTGACTGATGAGCAGGAGCATATGCTATGGCGTGTCGTACAGGAAGCTTTAAATAACTGCAAAAAGCATGCCGGAACGGATACGGCGTATGTTAGTCTGACTGCTTCTTTGTGCCATGCGGAGCTGGATATCATCGATCATGGGGCAGGATTTCGCTATGAAGCGCATGCCGGTCTGCCTTCACTTGGCATAAAAGGTATGAAAGAGCGAGCGGAAAAAGCCGGAGCTAAGTTTTGGATTGAGTCAGCGCTTGGAACTGGAACAAAGCTGTCCATCAGGCTTCCGCTAAAAAGCCGAAAAGGAGGGGCGGTATGAAAATTGTCATTGCTGATGATCATCATGTTGTCAGAAAGGGTCTGCGTTTTTTCTTTGCCACCCAGGATGATATTGAAGTCGTCGGAGAAGCTGCAACTGGATTAGAAGCCCTCCGTGTCATCGAAGAGACAAAGCCGGATCTTGTGCTAATGGATTTGTCTATGCCCGAGATGGACGGCATTCAAGCCATTAAAAAAGCAATACAGCAATTTCCGGATACGAATATCATTGTGCTGACGAGCTACTCTGATCAGGAGCACGTCATCCCCGCGCTTCAGGCAGGCGCGAAGGCGTATCAATTAAAGGATACGGAGCCCGAGGAATTGGTGAAAACACGACAAGTGCATGGTGGCGAATACAAGCTTTCTACAGCTATTATGCCCCATGTGCTGACACATATGAAAAATCAGCACGACCCGGAAAAAGAAAAATACTATCAATTAACTAGAAGGGAAAAAGACGTTCTGACTGAAATAGCGAACGGGAAAAGCAATAAAGAAATCGCAGCAGCCTTGTTTATTTCAGAAAAAACAGTAAAAACCCATGTATCGAATCTTTTAGCAAAACTTGAAGTGGCCGATCGCACGCAAGCAGCGCTTTTCGCAGTGAAATATAACCTGAATGGAGAGATCTCAAAATGAACATGTTAGTCATAAATGGCACGCCAAGAAAACATGGCAGAACAAGAATTGCAGCATCCTATATTGCAGCTCTGTATCACACGGATTTGATTGATCTAAGCGAGTTTGTATTGCCCGTTTTTAACGGTGAAGCGGAACAATCTGAACTGTTGAAAGTACAGGAGCTTAAGCAACGCGTTACGAAAGCGGATGCGATTGTATTATTATCGCCTGAATATCACAGCGGCATGAGCGGCGCTTTAAAAAATGCCTTGGATTTTCTAAGCAGCGAACAATTCAAATATAAGCCCGTTGCATTATTGGCAGTAGCGGGAGGCGGAAAAGGCGGCATCAATGCGCTGAACAATATGAGAACTGTGATGCGGGGTGTCTACGCCAATGTCATTCCGAAGCAGCTGGTGCTTGATCCGGTGCATATTGATGTTGAAAATGCTACAGTGGCTGAAAACATTAAGGAAAGCATAAAAGAGCTTGTCGAAGAACTCAGCATGTTCGCAAAAGCAGGAAATCCCGGCGTCTAAACGCCGGGATTTGTTTATGTGAGAAGGGCTATTTGATCTTCATAAGTCAGCTCTGTGGCATGATCAATATATCGGAGAAGGGAATACAGCATCTTTTCTAAAACGGCGTAATCCTGTTCAAAATGATACGCATGCAGAAAATGCTCAATTCGTTTTGATAACAAATCGTCCTCTGTACGCACCATTAAAATTAATAAATTATCCCATTGAGAACGATGGGTGTAATAAAGCGCTTTATCGTAATCGGCATAATCCATGAATCGCTTCTCCTTTCTTGGGTGAGAAGTTCATGATTAGTTTATGCCGCATCCTCTGTTATTGACGGGGCAAAACTTGCCGTCTGCGTCAGTAAAGGGGTAGCAATATGAGGGAGACATAAAATCAAAATGCCTGAATGAAGATATCGCTTTTGGTAAACCTATGAGGGAATATATTCTGGGTACAGGAGACTGAAAAAATGAAATCCCTGCCGTATACCATCGCACTTCTTTTTTGCGGATTGATTATCGTGTCAATGGCTGCAAAAGGTCATTCAACGGACACAGACGAGTCCGTTCAAAAGTGGGAACAGCTTGCCTGGAGCAAAATTCAGGAT from Bacillus subtilis subsp. subtilis str. 168 encodes the following:
- the yhcZ gene encoding two-component response regulator [YhcY] (Evidence 1a: Function from experimental evidences in the studied strain; PubMedId: 11717295, 16816187, 16267314, 20639339, 21335452; Product type r: regulator); this translates as MKIVIADDHHVVRKGLRFFFATQDDIEVVGEAATGLEALRVIEETKPDLVLMDLSMPEMDGIQAIKKAIQQFPDTNIIVLTSYSDQEHVIPALQAGAKAYQLKDTEPEELVKTRQVHGGEYKLSTAIMPHVLTHMKNQHDPEKEKYYQLTRREKDVLTEIANGKSNKEIAAALFISEKTVKTHVSNLLAKLEVADRTQAALFAVKYNLNGEISK
- the azr gene encoding oxidoreductase, NAD(P)H-FMN and ferric iron reductase (azoreductase) (Evidence 2a: Function from experimental evidences in other organisms; PubMedId: 15184374, 16816187, 20639339; Product type e: enzyme), encoding MNMLVINGTPRKHGRTRIAASYIAALYHTDLIDLSEFVLPVFNGEAEQSELLKVQELKQRVTKADAIVLLSPEYHSGMSGALKNALDFLSSEQFKYKPVALLAVAGGGKGGINALNNMRTVMRGVYANVIPKQLVLDPVHIDVENATVAENIKESIKELVEELSMFAKAGNPGV
- the yhdB gene encoding hypothetical protein (Evidence 4: Unknown function but conserved in other organisms) gives rise to the protein MDYADYDKALYYTHRSQWDNLLILMVRTEDDLLSKRIEHFLHAYHFEQDYAVLEKMLYSLLRYIDHATELTYEDQIALLT